A DNA window from Rhizobium jaguaris contains the following coding sequences:
- a CDS encoding glutamate--cysteine ligase, whose amino-acid sequence MARDTTDQTPLSSVSDMTAYLAAGSKSKEQFRIGTEHEKFVFFRADNSPVPYFGDASISALLRGLQKTSGWDPIMDGDNIIGLGEPTGMGAISIEPGGQFELSGAPLETLHQTCKESNHHLATLREIAEPMGIRFLGIGGSPKWTLAETPRMPKSRYEIMTRYMPKVGTKGLDMMYRTCTIQVNLDFSSEEDMRRKMRVSMKLQSLATALFASSPFTEGKPNGLSSWRGDIWRDTDNRRSGLLDFTFREDFGFHDYVEWALDVPMYFVVRDGRYHDCTHVTFRQFMNGALKGEIAAWEPTMGDWTNHLSTLFPDVRLKRFLEMRGADGGPWRRICALPAFWVGLLYDDEALTAADELTKDWTFEEVNALRDVVPTQGLKATLKGHSLLDVGREVVGISRTGLKNRARLNGDGLDETVFLAPLDEVLAKKGTLADDLLMLYHGRWNQSVEPVFEEYQY is encoded by the coding sequence ATGGCGCGCGACACCACCGACCAGACTCCGCTCTCTTCGGTCTCGGACATGACGGCTTATCTGGCCGCCGGCAGCAAATCGAAGGAGCAATTCCGCATCGGCACGGAACACGAAAAATTCGTGTTTTTCCGTGCCGACAACAGCCCTGTGCCTTATTTCGGCGACGCCAGCATTTCCGCGCTTTTGAGGGGCCTGCAGAAAACGAGCGGCTGGGATCCCATCATGGATGGCGACAACATCATCGGGCTCGGCGAGCCGACCGGCATGGGCGCAATCTCGATCGAGCCCGGCGGCCAGTTCGAACTGTCAGGCGCACCGCTCGAAACCCTTCACCAGACCTGCAAGGAATCGAACCACCATCTGGCGACATTGCGCGAAATCGCGGAGCCAATGGGCATACGCTTCCTCGGCATTGGCGGCAGTCCGAAATGGACACTGGCCGAAACACCGCGCATGCCGAAGTCCCGCTACGAGATCATGACCCGCTACATGCCGAAAGTCGGTACGAAGGGTCTCGATATGATGTATCGCACCTGCACGATCCAGGTGAACCTCGACTTCTCTTCGGAAGAGGACATGCGCCGCAAGATGCGTGTGTCGATGAAGCTGCAATCGCTGGCGACCGCGCTGTTTGCTTCCTCACCCTTTACCGAAGGCAAGCCGAACGGCCTCTCCTCCTGGCGCGGCGACATCTGGCGCGATACGGACAACCGCCGCAGCGGGTTGCTCGACTTCACCTTCCGCGAAGATTTCGGGTTCCATGACTATGTCGAATGGGCACTGGACGTACCCATGTATTTCGTCGTGCGCGACGGCCGCTATCACGACTGCACCCATGTCACCTTCCGCCAGTTCATGAACGGCGCACTGAAGGGCGAGATCGCCGCCTGGGAGCCGACGATGGGCGACTGGACGAACCACCTCTCCACCCTCTTCCCCGACGTGCGCCTCAAGCGCTTCCTGGAAATGCGCGGCGCCGATGGCGGCCCCTGGCGTCGCATCTGTGCGCTGCCGGCCTTCTGGGTCGGCCTGCTCTATGACGACGAGGCGCTGACAGCTGCCGACGAGTTGACCAAGGACTGGACTTTCGAAGAGGTGAATGCATTGCGCGATGTCGTGCCGACGCAGGGCCTGAAAGCCACGCTCAAGGGCCATAGCCTGCTGGATGTGGGGCGCGAAGTGGTTGGCATTTCCCGCACCGGTCTGAAAAACCGCGCCCGTCTGAACGGCGACGGCCTGGACGAAACCGTCTTCCTGGCGCCGCTCGACGAAGTGCTCGCCAAGAAGGGCACGCTCGCCGACGATCTGCTGATGCTCTATCACGGCCGCTGGAACCAATCGGTCGAACCGGTCTTCGAGGAATATCAATACTGA
- a CDS encoding LysE family translocator, which yields MFEQTALYPTLTLLLASLAIMGSPGPSTISATAVGAVYGFRRSIGYVCGLIAGTMIVLLAVAAGVVAILLSVPHGASALTAVSTVYILYLAFRIATAPPLACRSDQAATPAFAGGFLLAVVNPKAYLAIAAIFAGVSLFKGRGTLDAVSKIALLSMMIVIIHLCWLLVGTSLSRFLQNPTISRIVNMSLAGTLIITTALALAG from the coding sequence ATGTTCGAGCAAACCGCACTTTATCCGACCCTGACGCTGCTGCTGGCCTCTCTTGCCATCATGGGCAGCCCGGGTCCGTCCACCATCAGCGCCACGGCGGTTGGTGCTGTCTACGGTTTCCGCCGGTCGATCGGTTACGTCTGCGGTCTTATCGCCGGCACGATGATCGTGCTGCTGGCAGTCGCGGCCGGCGTCGTCGCGATTCTGCTGTCGGTGCCGCACGGCGCCTCGGCGCTTACCGCCGTCTCCACGGTCTACATCCTCTATCTGGCCTTTAGAATCGCCACCGCTCCGCCGCTCGCATGCCGCAGCGACCAAGCCGCTACGCCTGCCTTCGCCGGCGGCTTTCTTCTGGCGGTCGTCAATCCCAAGGCTTATCTGGCGATTGCCGCCATCTTTGCCGGAGTCAGCCTTTTCAAGGGCCGGGGCACGCTCGACGCGGTGAGCAAGATCGCGCTGCTCAGCATGATGATCGTCATCATTCACCTGTGCTGGCTTCTGGTCGGGACCTCGCTGTCCCGCTTCCTTCAGAACCCGACCATCTCGCGTATCGTGAACATGTCGCTGGCGGGTACGCTGATCATCACGACCGCGCTCGCATTGGCGGGTTGA
- a CDS encoding O-acetyl-ADP-ribose deacetylase, with protein MPAFETIRSDLSAVSNTRFTIILGDITELAVNAIVNAANSSLLGGGGVDGAIHRAAGPELVAECRTLNGCKTGQAKITRGYRLPAKHVIHTVGPVWNGGGRGEDDLLASCYRNSLGLAMDHDLKTIAFPAISTGVYRFPAEPAATIATRTAVAESVSGDFDEIIFCCFGDEMAALYDRLLPMALARI; from the coding sequence ATGCCTGCTTTTGAAACCATCCGCTCCGATCTTTCTGCAGTCTCGAATACACGCTTCACCATCATCCTCGGTGATATCACCGAGCTCGCGGTCAATGCCATCGTCAATGCGGCAAACAGCAGCCTCCTGGGCGGCGGCGGCGTGGATGGAGCTATCCATCGTGCAGCCGGGCCAGAATTGGTGGCGGAATGCCGGACGCTGAACGGCTGCAAGACCGGACAGGCCAAGATCACTAGGGGATATCGCCTGCCGGCCAAGCATGTGATCCATACCGTCGGCCCCGTCTGGAATGGCGGCGGGCGTGGCGAAGACGACTTGCTCGCAAGCTGCTATCGCAACAGCCTTGGCCTTGCCATGGATCACGATCTCAAGACTATCGCCTTTCCGGCCATCTCCACCGGCGTCTACCGTTTCCCCGCCGAGCCCGCCGCCACGATCGCGACGCGCACTGCCGTCGCCGAGAGCGTGAGCGGCGATTTCGATGAAATTATCTTCTGCTGTTTTGGCGATGAAATGGCCGCACTTTATGACCGGCTGCTGCCAATGGCGCTGGCAAGAATCTAA
- a CDS encoding LysR family transcriptional regulator, translating into MNWSDVEIFLAIVREGTLGGGARKLGLTQPTMGRRLKAFETTLGQVLFQRTPDGFVLTDEGTAILAHAERMEEEALALRRALVGQERQLEGALRLSSSDWFGARMLSPVLAEFSLQHPKVLVELITDARLLNLSRRDADLVFRITPFTEPDIISRKLLHIEYGLYVASGSEHPSRGNGAGAKLVTMDEAFGGMPDVAWLKRMLPKAEVAMRSNNRDVQARCCARGAGLAVLPRPLGDAIAGIERIDIGEAPPGRDTWVGYHRDLKRLARLRALLDLVIERLAN; encoded by the coding sequence ATGAACTGGAGCGATGTCGAAATCTTTCTCGCCATTGTCCGCGAAGGAACGCTGGGAGGTGGCGCGCGTAAACTTGGGCTGACGCAACCGACCATGGGCCGCCGCCTGAAAGCCTTCGAAACCACACTTGGACAGGTGCTGTTTCAGCGCACGCCAGATGGCTTTGTGCTGACGGACGAGGGGACGGCCATCTTAGCGCATGCCGAGCGCATGGAGGAGGAGGCTTTGGCGCTGCGGCGTGCACTCGTGGGGCAGGAGCGGCAGTTGGAGGGAGCACTTCGGCTTTCGTCTTCGGACTGGTTTGGCGCACGTATGCTTTCGCCGGTGCTTGCCGAGTTCTCGTTGCAGCATCCGAAGGTGCTGGTCGAGCTGATCACCGATGCGCGTCTGCTCAATCTCTCCCGCCGCGATGCCGATCTTGTCTTTCGCATCACGCCCTTTACCGAGCCCGATATCATTTCGCGTAAGCTGCTTCACATCGAATACGGCCTTTATGTCGCGAGCGGATCCGAGCATCCGAGCCGGGGTAACGGCGCTGGCGCGAAGCTGGTGACCATGGACGAGGCCTTTGGCGGCATGCCCGATGTCGCCTGGCTGAAGCGCATGCTTCCAAAGGCCGAGGTGGCGATGCGCAGCAACAACAGGGATGTCCAGGCAAGATGTTGTGCCCGGGGCGCCGGCCTCGCTGTTTTGCCCCGCCCTCTTGGCGATGCGATCGCCGGTATCGAGCGGATCGATATTGGCGAAGCCCCGCCGGGCCGCGATACCTGGGTCGGCTATCACCGCGATCTCAAACGGCTGGCACGGCTGCGGGCACTGCTGGATCTTGTCATCGAACGCCTGGCAAACTGA
- a CDS encoding zinc-dependent alcohol dehydrogenase family protein, giving the protein MLTPSTMKALYIDSPNAPFRLAEIPKPKPGPGQVLVRIAASSVNPLDTKIRAGAAAHARQPFPAVLGIDLAGTVEEIGDAVSDFHPGDEVYGMTGGVGGNQGSLAEYAAVDARLLALKPHNLSMREAAALPLATITAWEGLVDRAHLQAGQKVLVLGGAGGVGHVAVQIAKAFGADVYAVDGGAKADYIRSIGATPIDYRAETVEDYVAAHTGGRGFDLVYDTIGGANLDAAFQAVRRFGHVVSALGWGTHALAPLSFKAASYSGVFTLLPLLTGEGREHHGEIMRAATKLVEADKLVPRLDPHRFTLADVDEAHALIENRQAQGKIVVDVSG; this is encoded by the coding sequence ATGCTTACTCCTTCCACCATGAAGGCCCTCTACATAGACAGCCCGAATGCGCCATTCCGGCTGGCGGAAATCCCCAAACCGAAGCCTGGCCCTGGTCAGGTGCTCGTCCGCATCGCTGCCAGCAGCGTCAATCCGCTCGATACGAAAATCCGTGCGGGTGCTGCTGCCCATGCCCGCCAACCGTTCCCCGCGGTACTCGGCATCGATCTTGCCGGCACTGTCGAGGAAATCGGCGACGCTGTCTCCGATTTTCATCCGGGCGACGAAGTCTACGGCATGACCGGTGGTGTCGGCGGTAATCAGGGATCCCTGGCGGAATACGCCGCGGTCGATGCCCGTCTACTGGCGTTGAAGCCGCACAACCTCTCCATGCGCGAAGCGGCGGCACTGCCGCTGGCAACCATCACCGCCTGGGAAGGCTTAGTCGATCGCGCTCATCTGCAGGCGGGTCAGAAAGTGCTGGTGCTTGGCGGCGCGGGCGGCGTCGGTCATGTCGCCGTGCAGATCGCCAAAGCGTTCGGCGCCGATGTTTATGCCGTCGATGGTGGCGCCAAGGCCGACTACATCCGCAGCATCGGGGCGACGCCGATCGATTATCGCGCTGAGACCGTCGAAGACTATGTGGCAGCTCATACCGGCGGCCGAGGCTTCGATCTTGTCTATGACACGATCGGCGGCGCCAACCTTGATGCCGCCTTTCAAGCCGTGCGCCGCTTCGGCCATGTGGTCAGCGCTCTTGGCTGGGGAACGCATGCGTTGGCGCCGCTATCCTTCAAGGCCGCCAGCTACTCCGGCGTCTTCACGCTGCTGCCGCTGCTGACCGGCGAAGGTCGGGAGCATCACGGCGAGATCATGCGTGCAGCAACGAAACTGGTCGAGGCCGACAAACTGGTGCCACGGCTTGATCCCCATCGTTTCACGCTCGCCGATGTCGACGAGGCCCATGCGCTGATCGAGAACCGCCAGGCGCAAGGGAAAATCGTTGTAGATGTGAGTGGTTGA
- a CDS encoding LysR family transcriptional regulator — MTNLGDLEIFASVVTTGSMSLAGRALGFSPAVISKRIKRLEDRLGTRLLQRTTRQISLTEAGQGFYDRVLAILAGLEEAEAYIAGRSAQMQGTLKISAPTSFGRLHIAPHLKAFMQAHPDLAINLVLTDEFIDIVGGGYDLAIRIAELTDSSLVARRLALVRRVLCASPAYIAANGMPEDIDDLRRHTCLPPHNNDPWRLDGPKGALIFRPEGRLITNSSEVVREAVIAGLGIALRSTWDIGPELRDGRLVQVLPAYEGSHSVTLSAVYPSRQFLPAKVRVFIDFLAELYGPVPYWER; from the coding sequence ATGACCAATCTAGGGGATCTCGAGATTTTCGCCAGCGTCGTCACGACCGGCAGCATGTCGCTTGCCGGACGCGCTCTCGGCTTTTCGCCGGCGGTCATTTCCAAACGAATCAAACGGTTGGAGGATCGGCTCGGCACTCGGCTTTTGCAGCGCACGACACGGCAGATATCGCTGACAGAGGCGGGTCAGGGCTTCTACGACCGGGTGCTCGCCATCCTCGCCGGACTGGAGGAAGCAGAGGCTTACATCGCCGGGCGCTCGGCACAGATGCAGGGCACGCTGAAGATTTCCGCCCCCACCTCGTTCGGCCGGTTGCACATCGCCCCACATCTGAAGGCTTTCATGCAGGCGCATCCGGACCTGGCGATCAACCTGGTGCTAACCGACGAGTTTATCGATATCGTCGGCGGCGGCTATGATCTTGCGATCCGCATTGCTGAGCTTACCGATTCCAGCCTCGTTGCCCGGCGCCTGGCGCTGGTGCGCCGCGTGCTCTGCGCTTCGCCCGCCTATATCGCCGCCAACGGCATGCCGGAGGATATCGATGATTTGCGCCGTCACACCTGTCTGCCACCACACAATAACGATCCCTGGCGGCTCGATGGACCGAAGGGCGCGCTGATCTTTCGGCCGGAAGGCAGGCTGATCACCAATTCCAGCGAAGTGGTGCGCGAAGCCGTCATTGCCGGCCTCGGCATTGCGTTGCGCTCGACCTGGGATATCGGCCCGGAACTCAGGGACGGCCGCCTGGTGCAGGTGCTGCCGGCCTATGAAGGCTCGCACAGCGTCACGCTCTCGGCCGTTTATCCCAGCCGCCAGTTCCTGCCGGCGAAGGTGCGCGTCTTTATCGATTTCCTGGCGGAACTTTATGGGCCGGTCCCCTATTGGGAGCGATAG
- a CDS encoding LysR substrate-binding domain-containing protein — MSERSPPQRLPPMNALRAFDAVARCGSILKAADELGVVRGAIRQQLAVLETFFGTALFRRDGRRLVLTEKGRSFSDSVGIAFGILARASAELAAGKRRTFRLGVPSAFAVWWLMPRVAELQAALPDVDVDIIPMATVEPLARHPDLDAVIMGGEYRPAPDITAIRFMEDEFGPVATPDLAARLDLTAGVEALAGAVALTSRSAPRLWDDWFAESGHAPIRFARNREFEDLLLAIGAARSGIGIAIAPRTAIGEEIDRGVLVAPYGFIRRPAGYSLSIRSGDAKDTAFARLVDWLIAAGARPIPPRAR; from the coding sequence ATGTCCGAACGCTCTCCGCCGCAACGTCTTCCGCCGATGAACGCGCTGCGCGCCTTCGATGCCGTTGCTCGTTGCGGTAGCATTTTAAAAGCAGCCGACGAACTCGGTGTGGTGCGTGGCGCTATACGCCAGCAACTTGCCGTGTTGGAAACTTTTTTCGGTACTGCTTTGTTCCGGCGCGATGGCCGTCGTCTAGTGCTGACGGAGAAGGGCAGGTCCTTTTCGGACTCCGTCGGCATCGCCTTCGGCATCTTGGCGCGGGCTTCGGCCGAACTCGCGGCAGGTAAGCGCCGGACGTTCCGCCTCGGCGTCCCCTCGGCTTTTGCCGTCTGGTGGCTGATGCCGCGCGTCGCCGAACTGCAAGCCGCACTTCCGGATGTCGATGTCGACATTATCCCGATGGCGACGGTCGAACCGCTGGCGCGCCATCCCGATCTCGACGCGGTGATCATGGGCGGCGAATATCGGCCGGCGCCTGACATCACTGCCATTCGCTTCATGGAAGACGAGTTCGGCCCAGTGGCAACGCCGGATCTTGCCGCCCGCCTTGACCTTACCGCCGGCGTCGAAGCTCTTGCCGGCGCCGTCGCCCTGACCAGCCGCTCTGCACCTCGTCTTTGGGATGATTGGTTTGCTGAGAGCGGCCATGCGCCCATCCGCTTCGCCCGCAATCGTGAATTCGAAGATTTGCTTTTGGCGATCGGCGCCGCTCGCTCCGGCATCGGCATTGCCATCGCGCCCCGCACGGCCATCGGCGAGGAAATCGATCGCGGCGTGCTGGTGGCACCCTACGGTTTTATCCGAAGACCCGCCGGATACAGTCTGAGCATCCGCAGCGGCGATGCGAAGGACACGGCATTTGCCAGGCTGGTTGATTGGCTGATCGCAGCAGGCGCTAGGCCCATCCCGCCAAGGGCCAGATAG
- a CDS encoding 16S rRNA (uracil(1498)-N(3))-methyltransferase produces MRANFRMQRLFVVSDIRANTGIEADRDQFNYLANVLRMEDGAELLIFNGRDGEWKVSVSFPSRKHILLTPIEETRRQPTPSDLHYLFAPLKVGRLDYLVQKAVEMGAGLLQPVMTQHVQGKITNLDKLKANVIEAAEQCGILGIPDVAEPVKLADLLARWPKERRIIYCDEGDAGQNPLPLLAEIKEKRLALLVGPEGGFSEDERALLRSLDFVTAIPLGPRILRADTAAVAAMAVIQAAIGDWN; encoded by the coding sequence ATGCGCGCCAATTTCCGCATGCAGCGGCTTTTCGTGGTTTCGGATATCAGAGCAAATACCGGCATCGAAGCCGATCGGGATCAATTCAACTATCTCGCCAATGTGCTGCGCATGGAGGACGGCGCCGAGCTGTTGATCTTCAACGGCCGCGACGGCGAATGGAAGGTCAGCGTCTCCTTTCCTTCGCGCAAGCATATTCTGCTGACGCCGATCGAGGAAACGCGGCGGCAACCCACCCCATCAGACCTGCACTATCTCTTCGCGCCGCTGAAGGTCGGGCGGCTCGACTATCTGGTGCAGAAGGCAGTGGAGATGGGCGCCGGCCTGCTGCAGCCGGTGATGACGCAGCATGTGCAGGGCAAGATCACCAATCTCGACAAGCTCAAGGCCAATGTCATCGAAGCGGCCGAGCAATGTGGCATTCTTGGCATTCCCGATGTGGCCGAGCCTGTAAAGCTTGCCGATCTCCTGGCACGCTGGCCGAAGGAGCGCCGCATCATCTATTGCGACGAAGGCGATGCCGGACAGAACCCGCTGCCGCTTCTGGCTGAGATCAAGGAAAAACGTCTGGCACTGCTGGTCGGCCCGGAGGGCGGGTTTTCGGAAGATGAGCGCGCGCTGCTGCGCAGCCTCGATTTCGTCACCGCCATTCCGCTAGGCCCGCGCATTCTGCGCGCCGATACGGCAGCGGTGGCGGCCATGGCGGTCATCCAGGCGGCTATCGGGGACTGGAACTAG
- a CDS encoding NUDIX hydrolase, translating to MAILARIANDVQLMFRRPPRQQYAALCYRVRKKTGELEVLLLTSRDTGRWVIPKGWPMPGKLSHEVAAREAFEEAGVRGTIETEPLGAFNYDKVLKDGIQVPCRVQVYALDVTDLAKNFKEKGERSIEWVSCDEAAKRVREPELRGIILAFDQRMTAKPAVAVAK from the coding sequence TTGGCCATTCTCGCCCGTATCGCAAATGATGTGCAGCTCATGTTTCGGCGCCCGCCGCGACAGCAATATGCTGCGCTCTGTTATCGGGTGAGGAAGAAGACAGGCGAGCTGGAAGTGCTGCTGCTGACCAGCCGCGACACCGGTCGCTGGGTCATTCCCAAGGGCTGGCCGATGCCGGGTAAGCTGTCGCATGAAGTGGCGGCCCGTGAAGCCTTCGAAGAGGCCGGCGTGCGCGGTACGATCGAGACCGAGCCGTTGGGCGCATTCAATTATGACAAAGTTCTGAAGGACGGCATCCAGGTGCCCTGCCGGGTTCAGGTCTATGCGCTCGATGTCACCGATCTCGCCAAGAATTTCAAGGAAAAGGGCGAGCGCTCGATCGAGTGGGTCTCCTGTGACGAAGCCGCCAAGCGCGTCCGCGAGCCAGAGCTGCGTGGCATCATCCTCGCCTTCGATCAGCGGATGACGGCAAAACCTGCCGTGGCAGTGGCCAAATAG
- a CDS encoding inorganic phosphate transporter, with amino-acid sequence MPDDRPATPIKRTLDKDLDKVTYVEDAAYHVTRRLVAPSIGLIFLGLAMSLAGIYVLNQPGATLVIAAVALAGYMAMNIGAKDVANNVGAAVGARAITMTQALVMAAIFEILGATIAGGPVIKTISSHIIDTDRIVTSGKIAWLMMAALLAAALWINFATWLKAPVSTTHTIVGAVMGAGAAAVGPAMVNWSVMAVISAGWVVTPFLGGTIAAGILFFIKTFIVYRDDKIAAARYWIPILIGLMAGAFTAYLFVQLAPKGTVAGFSTLAIGIGVGLVTWFGARPLVAAQSVGFENKNSALRKLFRLPLIFSAALMSFAHGANDVSNAIGPLAAIVRSVNLGGNLSIVGGAAEQPAPYWTVLIGGCGISVGLLLYGPRLIRLVGEQITKLNPMRAYCVALSAALTVIVASWFGLPVSSTHIAIGAVFGVGFFREWYTRHSKRRLAYMRRKAEASGIPLGDLQEADEYNPDEIHRRRLVRRSHFMTIIAAWAITVPVSAMLAATVYWAMVALFI; translated from the coding sequence ATGCCCGACGACCGACCGGCGACACCGATAAAGCGCACACTGGACAAAGACCTCGACAAGGTCACCTATGTCGAGGATGCCGCTTATCATGTCACAAGACGGCTGGTCGCTCCCAGTATCGGCCTGATCTTCCTCGGCCTCGCCATGAGCCTTGCCGGCATTTACGTGCTGAACCAGCCGGGCGCGACGCTTGTCATCGCCGCCGTCGCGCTCGCCGGCTACATGGCCATGAATATCGGCGCCAAGGACGTCGCCAACAATGTCGGCGCCGCGGTGGGCGCGCGCGCCATTACCATGACGCAGGCTCTGGTCATGGCGGCGATCTTCGAAATTCTGGGCGCGACGATCGCAGGCGGACCGGTCATCAAGACCATCTCCTCGCATATCATCGATACTGATCGCATCGTTACCAGCGGCAAGATCGCTTGGCTGATGATGGCCGCGCTTTTGGCCGCGGCGCTCTGGATCAATTTCGCCACCTGGCTGAAAGCGCCGGTTTCGACAACGCATACGATTGTCGGCGCGGTGATGGGTGCTGGCGCTGCCGCCGTCGGGCCGGCGATGGTCAATTGGAGCGTGATGGCGGTCATTTCAGCCGGCTGGGTCGTTACGCCCTTTCTCGGCGGTACGATCGCCGCCGGCATTCTTTTTTTCATCAAGACCTTCATCGTCTATCGCGACGATAAAATAGCGGCCGCCAGGTACTGGATTCCCATCCTGATCGGCCTGATGGCTGGCGCCTTCACTGCCTATCTGTTCGTGCAGCTTGCGCCCAAGGGCACGGTTGCAGGCTTCTCGACCCTCGCGATCGGCATTGGCGTCGGCTTGGTGACCTGGTTCGGTGCAAGACCGCTGGTGGCGGCACAATCGGTCGGCTTCGAAAACAAGAATAGCGCGCTGCGCAAACTTTTCCGCCTGCCTCTGATCTTTTCGGCGGCGCTGATGTCCTTTGCGCATGGCGCCAACGATGTCTCCAACGCCATCGGCCCGCTGGCTGCGATCGTACGCAGCGTCAATCTCGGCGGCAATTTGAGTATCGTCGGGGGAGCGGCCGAGCAACCCGCGCCTTATTGGACCGTGTTGATCGGCGGCTGCGGCATTTCCGTTGGGCTGCTGCTATACGGTCCACGTCTGATCCGCCTCGTCGGCGAGCAGATCACCAAGCTCAACCCGATGCGGGCCTATTGCGTGGCGCTGTCGGCGGCACTCACCGTCATTGTCGCCTCCTGGTTCGGCCTGCCCGTCAGCTCTACCCATATCGCCATCGGCGCGGTCTTCGGCGTCGGCTTCTTTCGCGAATGGTACACCAGACACTCGAAGCGCCGCCTCGCTTATATGCGGAGGAAAGCCGAAGCCTCGGGAATCCCATTGGGCGACCTGCAGGAAGCCGATGAGTACAATCCCGACGAAATCCATCGCCGACGCCTCGTGCGGCGCTCGCATTTCATGACCATCATCGCCGCCTGGGCCATCACCGTCCCGGTTTCGGCGATGCTTGCGGCCACGGTATATTGGGCTATGGTCGCGCTCTTCATTTAA
- a CDS encoding adenosylhomocysteinase — MDQPSSLSRIDWVARSCRLLAATAAEFSRTRPFAGLTIGTGIHLEPKTVALLMTLRAGGARLVCTGNLNSTQQETVDYLRAQGITVFATQTTDAAEHGASLDAILAEKPDLLLDNGGDLFARAAERPYADMLGGTEETTSGRTRLLPMRDKLAMPILVINDSPIKQFAENKHAVGQSLFESYLRFTNRSTNGKRVTVFGYGACGKGTAACFRNAFSTVSVVDIDPVTTLEAHLDGFVTPLRAEAIRSADILITVTGYIGIVTAADLPLIKDGAILMNGGHFPHEIDVEAFRNSPDVAGVDRYEAEHIETIRMRDGRAFHILGAGHMANLAGPRPLGNTVESMDLGFALQTRCLERVAKGGLGKEACIIPVPADIDAMVASAYLDLAR, encoded by the coding sequence ATGGACCAGCCTTCCTCTCTTTCCCGCATCGATTGGGTTGCCCGGAGCTGCCGGCTGCTGGCGGCCACGGCAGCAGAATTCAGCCGGACTCGACCCTTCGCCGGCCTGACGATCGGAACCGGCATCCATCTTGAACCCAAAACGGTGGCCTTGCTGATGACGCTGCGGGCCGGCGGTGCACGCCTCGTCTGTACCGGCAATCTCAACAGCACCCAGCAGGAAACCGTCGACTATCTGCGTGCGCAGGGCATCACCGTTTTTGCCACCCAGACCACCGATGCCGCCGAACACGGCGCCAGCCTTGACGCCATCCTGGCGGAAAAGCCGGACCTGCTGCTCGACAATGGCGGCGATCTCTTCGCTCGCGCCGCCGAGCGACCCTACGCAGATATGTTGGGAGGCACAGAGGAGACGACCTCGGGTCGCACCCGGTTGCTTCCGATGCGCGACAAGCTGGCCATGCCGATCCTCGTCATCAATGACAGCCCTATCAAACAGTTCGCCGAAAACAAGCATGCGGTCGGCCAGAGCCTGTTCGAGAGCTATCTGCGCTTTACCAACCGGTCGACCAACGGCAAGCGCGTCACCGTCTTCGGTTACGGCGCCTGCGGCAAGGGCACGGCCGCGTGTTTCCGCAACGCCTTTTCCACCGTCAGCGTCGTCGATATCGATCCTGTGACGACACTGGAGGCGCATCTGGATGGTTTCGTCACGCCGTTGCGCGCCGAGGCGATCCGCTCCGCCGATATCCTCATCACCGTCACTGGCTATATTGGTATCGTCACCGCAGCCGACCTGCCGCTCATCAAGGATGGCGCGATCCTGATGAACGGCGGTCATTTCCCGCACGAGATCGATGTCGAGGCCTTCCGAAACAGCCCGGATGTTGCCGGTGTCGATCGCTATGAGGCCGAGCATATCGAGACTATCCGCATGCGGGACGGCCGCGCTTTCCACATTCTCGGCGCCGGCCACATGGCCAACCTCGCCGGCCCGCGTCCGCTCGGCAATACCGTCGAATCCATGGATCTTGGTTTTGCGCTGCAAACCCGCTGCCTGGAACGCGTGGCGAAGGGCGGTCTCGGCAAAGAAGCCTGCATCATTCCCGTGCCGGCGGATATCGACGCCATGGTGGCATCGGCCTATCTCGATCTGGCGCGATGA